The following nucleotide sequence is from Nocardioides daedukensis.
GATCGTGGGGCGCGGACACGCCGCGGCGGTGCCGCTGCAGAGGGGCCCGGTTCAACGGCACGTGCAGACGCGCCGCTGCGCCGCGGTGCGCCCCGGAGCGCCCCGGTCAGTCCTTCGTGAGGTTGGTCAGGCGTGCCGACGCGCGCAGGGTCAGCTCACGGAAGTCCTCGTCGGAGATCTCGTGGTTCCCGTCGCGGACGAAGCCGAGCTGTACGACGCGGTTGTCGCGACGGACCAAGGCCATCTCGAAGTGCACCGAACGTGTCTCGGAGACCTCGATGGAGACCCGCCAGATGCGATAGCTGCTCGTCTCGTCAGACCCGCGGTCGAGCTCGGTGACGGTCGCGGCGGCGTCCTTGTCCTCGCAGGCGGCCATCCGCTCCTCGAGGGAACGGTTGAATGCCTTGGCGGGGGCGGGGGTGGCGAACTCGCCCAAGGTCTCGGTCAGGCCGAAGCTGCTGGAGAGCCGCGCCTCGGGGACAACGTAGCTGCGGGTGAGGGAGCGCTTCACGGCCTTGGTGTTGAAGTCGGCCTTGTCGCAGGAGGTGGCCGCAGCGTTGGACTTGGCTGACACCGGGGTGGTCGCCACCCACGGCTTGTCGACGCCGGAGACCGGAGGCAGGTCGATGACCTCTAGCAGGCCACGCGAGCCCTCCGGAGACGGTGGGGGCATGCGTCGAGCGACCGGCTTCGCCCCCGGGCAGTTGCCGGCGGCCGGGTGGTTGCAGACCGACGTCACGGCCTCGACGGTGAGCTTGACGAACGGCTTGACGCTCTCCCGCTCGCGCGAGGCCACCCGGCGGGCGACGGTCGTGACCAGGTTGCCGCTGCGCACCACGCTGACCGTCCAGGTCTGGGCAGGCTTCTTCCAGGTGTTCAGCATGACCATGGTGCCCTGGTCGGCCATGTCGTTGAGCGCATAGGCGGAGATCAGCTGGGCGCGCTCCTCCTCGCACGCGGTGAACCACTGCACGGTCGCGGCGTACGCCTTCTTGGCCGCGTCCTCGCTGGCGGAGAGCTCGACGCGCTGCACGACTCCGGACTTGGGAGATCCCGACACCGGGAACGTGCGGACCAGGGTGGCCAGGCCCGACCTGTCCGCGAAGCGGCTCCGTTGGCAGGCGGTGTTCAACCCGTCCCCGCTCGTGTTGTCCGAGGTGCTCGGTGCACCGACCCGGTGCCCGGAGCCGAACACCCCATCGACCTGCCGGGACGTCAGCATCGCTTCGACGTTGAGGTGCCTCTCCGACTCCTCGACCTGCTGCTCCTTCTCCGCCTCGGTCTCGGACGCGCCTGCGCCGTGGGCGCTGACACTGCCGAGCTCCGGGGTCGCGCCGCCGGTGCTGTGCACGATCGCGCCGGCCCCGAGCAGTGCGCCGACACAGGCAGCGATGCCGAGCGTGGTGTAGGCACGTCGACGGGTCGTGCCGCGCCGACGGATGATCGTGGCACGCGGGAAGCGGGTGTCCTCGATGTGCGAGCCGAGGCCCTCGAGATGGATCCGGACACTCGTGCTGGGGACGTCGCGGTGGATGGCGAACTGGGCGGTGGCCTGCTGCAGCTCGTTGGCCGCAGCCACATCGGTGAGCCCGAGCTCGCGGCCCATCTGGTCCATGCTGGCCGAGCTCAGGTGGGTCAGCAGCAGTGCCTTGCGCTGGGTGAGGCTGAGGCGTGACAGCGCGTCGAGCGTCGCCTTCGAGTCCTCGTCCAGGCTCTTGTCGCGATGCCAGATCCGGGCGGTGTGCCGACGCTGGGCCAGGCTCCAGGCATGCGGTCGGATCCAGGACCCCGGATCCTCGAGCTTCGAGACCTTGCGCCATTGGTGCCATGCGCCGACGAAGGCGTCACGGACCGCACCCCGGGCCGCAGGGAGGTCGCCGGTGAGCGCAAAGGTCTGCAGCAACAGGCGGTCGCGGACCGACGCGTAGAGATCGTCGAATTCAGTGGGATCGTGCATGGCCCGTCAACCGTACGGGGTGCCCGGACGATGCGGAAACCGGTCCCGCGGCGTGTGCAACCATCCAGCGATGCCGCCCAGGGCGAAGATGGGCGGGAGATGACTGCAACCCTTTCGGCTCCCCGGGCTCCCGGCAGCCCGACCCGGCCCCGTCCGCTGGCCCTGCTCGCCACGGGCGCAGGCGCCTGTGCGGCCGGGGTGACCCTTGTCGCCTGCCTCGTGATCGCGGTGATCGGCTGGTTCCTCGCGGACGGCGGCGTCCACGGCGCGCCCCGTGAGGCACTCCGCACCGGCGGCATGGCCTGGCTGATGGCCCACGGGTCCGGAGTGACGATCCGGGGCGCCGCGGTCACCGCCGTACCCCTCGGGCTCACCGCGCTGTGCGCCCTCAGCACGTGGAAGTTCGGACTGCGCCTCGGGGAACAGGTTGCTGGGCACGGCCCCGATGCCGACGCCCTCTCCGATGGCGAGCGGGACTGGACGGTCCCGGTGGCCACCAGCCTCTTCGCTGCGGTGTACGTCGTGATCGGCGTGCTCGTCTCGGTGCTCAGCGGCACCCAGGAGACCTTGCCCAGCACCGGGGCCGTGGTGCTGTGGTCGCTCGCGCTGGCGGCACTGATCGGCGGGGGCGGGATCGCCATCGGGTCCGGCCGTGCCGCGATCTGGCTCTCCCTGGCACCCGCGAGCGTGCGCGCGACGGCGTTGACCGCGTGGTCGGTGATGCGCTGGTTCCTCGGTGTCTCGCTGCTCTTCTTCGTTGGCTCCCTGCTGCTCGACCTCGGCGCCGCGATGAGCGTGATGTCGCAGCTGCACCTCGACCTCGGCGACGGGGTCATCTTCTGCTTGGTGATGCTGGTGCTGGTGCCCAACGCGATGGTCTTCTCCGCCTCGTTCCTGCTCGGCCCGGGATTCACCGTGGGCACGGGCACCCTGGTCTCCCCGGCGACCGTGGCCATCGGGCCGGTGCCGATGTTCCCGATGCTGGCCGCCCTGCCCGAGAACGGCCCGACGCCCGGGTGGATGCCGGCGCTGCTCGTGGTGCCGGTCCTCACCGCGGCCGTGGCGGTGTTCGCCTTCCAGCGTCAGGACCCGGTCCTCGGCTGGGACGAGGGAGCCCTGCGCGGGGTGGTCGGCGGAGTCCTGGCCGGCCTGGGCCTGGGGGTCCTAGCGGCACTCGCCGGCGGTGCGGTCGGCCCGGGCCGGATGGCCGAGGTCGGGCCACTCGCCGGAGAGGTCGTCTTCCACGCCATGGTCTCGCTCGGGATCGGCGGCCTGATCGGTGGGCTCGTCGCCACCTGGTGGCACCGGCGTACGGCGGGCGACCCCACCGACTGACGGGTGGCCCCCGCTGACCGTTGGCTGGGATGACCGCGAGACCGTGCCGGACGTGACCGGGGCAACGGAAAATGGGATGAGCCGCGTCGGTGTTCCAGCGTAGTGTCGAACGGTTATGACACAGGCACTTGCAGAGACCAGCCAGGACCAGCCCCCGCCCCTCTCCACAGGGGCAGAGGTGGACCCCTCGCGCACCGTCGACTGGCGGCGGCTGCGCTCGCCGCTGGCCGTGATGGCGCTGGTCTGCTCGGCGATTGCCGCGCTGGGCACCACTGCCGGGACGGTGATCGCCGGTCAGCTCGCCGAGGACCCCACTCGCAACCTGGTGCTGATCCTGGCCGCCTGCGTCATCGGCGCCTCCCTGATCGACACCTTCGGCAAGGTGGTCTGGGTCGGGCTGTCGGACCGCGTCGAGGGCCGACTGCGCGAGGACCTGCTCGACGCCGCGTTGGGTCAGCCCCTGGCCACCCTGGGTGAGCAGGCAGTCGGCGAGATCCTCGACCGCGTCGACGACGACACCCACGAGGTCGGCAACCTGTCGCGCTGGCAGATCTGGATGATGTCGCGGACCGTGTTCGGCGTGCTGCCGATGTGGATCGTGGCCGGCGTGACCTGGTGGCCCGCCTGGCTGCTCTTCCCGGCCCTGGCCGCACTGACCTGGTTCGTGGTCCGCCCGATGCTCGGCGAGATCTCGCGTCGCAAGGTGATCGAGGAGATGGCCTGGACGGACCATGCCGCAGCGCTCGAGGAAGGGGTGGCGGGTCGCGACGACCTGCGCACCAGCCTCGGCCAGGCGCACGTCGTGGCCCGCGTCGCCGCCGTCTCCGCCCGCGTCCACGCCCGTTTCCACGAGGTCGTCCAGGTGGAGAGCCGCTTGGCGCGGCGAGCCGGAGTCCTGCTGCACGCGCTGCTCGTCGCTGTCGCGGTGAGCGGCGTGGCGCTGGCCGTCGGGGGCGGGCTCAGCGTTGCCAGGCTGGTCACCCTCTTCCTGGTCACCTCCACGTTCGTGGGACAGGTCGCCATGTTGGCCAACCACCTTCCCGACCTCCAGGCCGGGCTGGGTGCAGTGATCCGACTGCGCCAGATGCTCGCGATGCCACCGGAGCAGAAGGGCGGGCAGCCAGTTCCCACCGGGACGGTGCCTGATCTCGATCTGCGTGGACTCGACTTCAGCTACACGGAGGGCAGCTTCGCCCTGCGCGACGTCACGCTGCACGTCCCAGGCGGGGCGACCATCGCCCTGGTCGGGCGCACCGGGTCCGGGAAGTCGACCCTCGCCTCGCTGATCTCGCGAGCCGTGGAACCCCCTCGCCAGAGCGTGTTCCTGGGCGGGGTCGATGTGCGCGACCTCGACCTGCAAGAGCTGCGTGCCGCGGTGGGGGTGGTCACCCAGCGCACCGAGATCCTCGCCGGGACCGTCCTGGACAACATCACCCTGTTCGGCGACATCGAGCGCACCGTGGTCGAGCAAGCCGTCCGCGAGCTCGGCCTGACCGGCTGGGTGGCCGGCCTCCCGCAAGGCCTCGACACGCCCCTGGGGCCGGGCGGCACCTCGCTGTCCGCGGGGGAGGAGCAGCTGGTCGCATTCGCCCGACTGCTCGTGCGTGACGTGCGAGTGGTCGTCCTCGACGAGGCGACCGCGCGGATGGACCCGCTCACCGAGATGCGCGTGGTCGCCGCCGCGGACAGGTTGCTGACCGGCCGCACCGGGATCCTGATCGCGCACCGGCTCTCCACGATCGAGCGGGCACCGCTCGTGGCCGTGCTCGATCACGGCACGGTGGTGCAGCAGGGCTCTCGTTCCCGCCTCGCCGAGGAGCCCGGACCGTTCCGGGACCTGCTCCTGGCCAGCCGCGCGCACCATGGCTTCGAGGAGGAGCTGGAGGACCAGCCCGAGCCGGAGACCGAGGAGCACTCGACTCCTGACCACGCCGTGGGCGGCGCAGTCGGGGGCACCCGGCGTACCGGACTCCCGCCGTCGTTGCCCGAGGTGGGCACCGGCCCGTCGCTGGCACGGGGCATCACCAGCGCACTGCTGGTGCGCCCCGCCTGGGGCATCGCCGGTGCGGCGCTGTTCCTGTTCGCCTCGCTGCTGGGCGCCCAGGGCGCCGTCACCGGTCTGGTCTGGGGTCGCATCGTCGAGGAGCTGCAAGCCGGCGAGACGCCCAGCTGGCTGGTGCTGGCACTGGCGGCGTCCCTGCTGGCCGCCCCGTTGATGCTGGCCGACGCCTTCTGGCGCTACCCGCGCTGGTGGATCGAGGTCATGCTGCGCACCCGAATGAGCATCCTGTTCGGGCAGACCGCGCAACGTCGCCTGCCCCGCACCCCCGCCGGTGAGGTGGTGGCCCGCTCGATGGATGCGGACCGCTACGCCCGCTACGCCGACCGCTGGGTCGACTTCTTCAACGGCATGGTCATCGCCGCGGTCACCGCGCTGCTGGCCGGCACCTG
It contains:
- a CDS encoding DUF6350 family protein, translating into MTATLSAPRAPGSPTRPRPLALLATGAGACAAGVTLVACLVIAVIGWFLADGGVHGAPREALRTGGMAWLMAHGSGVTIRGAAVTAVPLGLTALCALSTWKFGLRLGEQVAGHGPDADALSDGERDWTVPVATSLFAAVYVVIGVLVSVLSGTQETLPSTGAVVLWSLALAALIGGGGIAIGSGRAAIWLSLAPASVRATALTAWSVMRWFLGVSLLFFVGSLLLDLGAAMSVMSQLHLDLGDGVIFCLVMLVLVPNAMVFSASFLLGPGFTVGTGTLVSPATVAIGPVPMFPMLAALPENGPTPGWMPALLVVPVLTAAVAVFAFQRQDPVLGWDEGALRGVVGGVLAGLGLGVLAALAGGAVGPGRMAEVGPLAGEVVFHAMVSLGIGGLIGGLVATWWHRRTAGDPTD
- a CDS encoding ATP-binding cassette domain-containing protein, with the protein product MTQALAETSQDQPPPLSTGAEVDPSRTVDWRRLRSPLAVMALVCSAIAALGTTAGTVIAGQLAEDPTRNLVLILAACVIGASLIDTFGKVVWVGLSDRVEGRLREDLLDAALGQPLATLGEQAVGEILDRVDDDTHEVGNLSRWQIWMMSRTVFGVLPMWIVAGVTWWPAWLLFPALAALTWFVVRPMLGEISRRKVIEEMAWTDHAAALEEGVAGRDDLRTSLGQAHVVARVAAVSARVHARFHEVVQVESRLARRAGVLLHALLVAVAVSGVALAVGGGLSVARLVTLFLVTSTFVGQVAMLANHLPDLQAGLGAVIRLRQMLAMPPEQKGGQPVPTGTVPDLDLRGLDFSYTEGSFALRDVTLHVPGGATIALVGRTGSGKSTLASLISRAVEPPRQSVFLGGVDVRDLDLQELRAAVGVVTQRTEILAGTVLDNITLFGDIERTVVEQAVRELGLTGWVAGLPQGLDTPLGPGGTSLSAGEEQLVAFARLLVRDVRVVVLDEATARMDPLTEMRVVAAADRLLTGRTGILIAHRLSTIERAPLVAVLDHGTVVQQGSRSRLAEEPGPFRDLLLASRAHHGFEEELEDQPEPETEEHSTPDHAVGGAVGGTRRTGLPPSLPEVGTGPSLARGITSALLVRPAWGIAGAALFLFASLLGAQGAVTGLVWGRIVEELQAGETPSWLVLALAASLLAAPLMLADAFWRYPRWWIEVMLRTRMSILFGQTAQRRLPRTPAGEVVARSMDADRYARYADRWVDFFNGMVIAAVTALLAGTWLAGLILLAVLVASALASAFGRPIAGRSAAAASTARASFGRALVSSLESVRTVKLAAATPDVRRHLREVDSGRVDAAVREHRVQAFLDGVPMLMVQCGVVAAWAFYFADVWGLAIALLVANAVSGFDWFGRVAGMVVTEAPGTRAWQQEASRFAGGVDLMHLPEGVDLVTGDAPAPAPVQRVGLRALELRDFSAVHDDGTIGVFGVNLEIQRGELVLLVGQVGSGKSSLLSALTGLIGHRGEVLWNGEPVTDPETFMRPGNVSHVAQVPRVLSGTFADNVRLGHERAFDEPVRDARLEADVSDAGGPGALVGHRGVRLSGGQVQRLALARALATEAELVLADDVSSALDASTEIELWSALRARQATVIGASAKRAALARADRVVVLVDGEVAGVGPWSELAPRWGHLAG